From the uncultured Pseudodesulfovibrio sp. genome, the window GAGGGCCGCTTCGGCCACAGAACAGAACATGGACACGAAGACGGCCACGCCGACGGCGAGAATGAGTTCAATCATTGGTTCCTGTCACTTCCTGGAAACGGTCCGGACTAATGCGTTGCATCAGGTTATGGATGTAGCAGATGCCATGGACCGGCGCAACACGCAACAGGCTTGACTTCCAGAGCGATCGGGGTCAACAGGACGGGCATGAATCCGACCGCAGCCGAGCGCACCCCCGTGGTCTTCCGACTGGGACACATGGGCGATGTGGCCCTGATCACCGGTGTCCTGTCCCACTGGCACCGGACCCACGGCGAGACCTTCGTGGTCGTGACCCGCGAGGGGAACCTTCCGCTGCTTGAAAACCACCCCGCCGTGACCGGGACCGTGGGACTGACCGACAAAGACCTGACCGACTCCGGCTGGCTGCGCCGGACCGGCGAGCTGGCCCGCCGGTTCGCGGGCGCGCCCCTCTACGACCTGCACGGCACCCTGCGTTCGCGCATGCTCGCCCTGCGCTGGAAAGGCGAGGTCCGCCGCTACCCCAAGTTCGGCATCACCCGCAGACTCTTCGAGCGCACCCGGTCCGATCGGTTCCGCGCAAAGCTCGAAACCCTGAACGTGCCGCAGCGCTACGCCCTGGCCCGGGACGACGCCCCGCCGCCGCGCGAAGTCCTGCTGCCAACCGTCCATCTGACCGAAACGGAACAGGCCGAAGCCGCGACGCGCCTCGCCCCGCTGTCCGGCGATAAGCCTCTGATCGCCCTGCACCCTTACGCCACCCATCCGTCCAAGCAATGGCCCATGGAAAGCTGGATCGCCCTGACCGCGCTGCTCGACGGTGCCGGATTCGACTGGTTCGTGGTGGGCCGGAACCAGACCCCGCTCCTGCCGGCCCACGACCGGGACCTGACCAACGCCACCGGCCTGCGTGCCACCTGCGCGCTTCTTGGCCGGGCGGACCTGCTGGTCACCGGCGATTCCGGCCCCATGCACCTGGCCGCCGGGGTGGGTACCCCCGTGGTCGCCCTGTTCGGGCCCACGGCCCGCGCCTGGGGGTTCTATCCCGCCGGGCCGCGCGATACGGTCCTGGAACACGCCCTTGCCTGCCGCCCCTGCTCCCTGCACGGCGCGAAACAGTGCACGCGCGGGTTCGAGTGCATGACCCTGACCCGGCCCGAAGCGGTCCTCGACGCGGTCCGCGCCGTCCTCGGCTGAACCGTCCCGTTCTTCACTAATGATGTGATTGGATGCGACGCCCCGGCGG encodes:
- a CDS encoding glycosyltransferase family 9 protein; its protein translation is MNPTAAERTPVVFRLGHMGDVALITGVLSHWHRTHGETFVVVTREGNLPLLENHPAVTGTVGLTDKDLTDSGWLRRTGELARRFAGAPLYDLHGTLRSRMLALRWKGEVRRYPKFGITRRLFERTRSDRFRAKLETLNVPQRYALARDDAPPPREVLLPTVHLTETEQAEAATRLAPLSGDKPLIALHPYATHPSKQWPMESWIALTALLDGAGFDWFVVGRNQTPLLPAHDRDLTNATGLRATCALLGRADLLVTGDSGPMHLAAGVGTPVVALFGPTARAWGFYPAGPRDTVLEHALACRPCSLHGAKQCTRGFECMTLTRPEAVLDAVRAVLG